The sequence TAGATATTGATGAATGCATCAACGACCCTTGCATCAACGGCCAGTGCATCAACACAGACGGCTCTTTCCGCTGTGAATGTCCCATGGGATACCGCCTGGACACCAGTGGAGTCCGATGTGAAGGTCAGTGTctcctcatcctcgtcttcctcgtctctgtgtctctttcacTCCCCCCTCACTTTATTCATTCAGCTGGTAAATATGAATCTGAACCTACGGTGGTTAACGAGGTTCCTGTTACTGTCGTCAACACAGACATTAATGAGTGTGAAATCGGGAACCCCTGCGGCAACGGCACGTGCACCAACGTCATCGGTGGGTTCGAGTGTGCGTGTGATGACGGCTTTGAGCCCGGCTCAATGATGACCTGCGAAGGTATGTGACGCCTCTCACGTGCACTCTCACGTGCACTCTCACGTGCACTCTCACGTGCAACACGCAGCCTTTGCACGTCTGTGGCGCGACTGTAGCGTGTCACCTTCTGTTCCAGACGTCAACGAGTGTGCCCAGAACCCCCTGCTGTGCGCCTTCCGCTGTGTGAACGTGTACGGCTCCTACGAGTGTAAATGTCCCACGGGCTACGTCCTGCGCGAGGACAAGAGGATGTGTAAAGGTGAGACGTCTCAGGGACTCACTTATACCCTCAGCTTCCTCAGTCTCTGTCAGTCTACTGGAGACGTGCCTGTCCCAGAACGCTCTGTCTCCGGGTGGATCCTCGAGGGTCCTCTGTCTCGACccaacgtaaaaaaaaaaaaaaaaaactctctggAAACTATTTACAGCTCCGCACTCGCAGATAGCTCGGGCATCCTAGCAACGGATGTATTTGGAGGGACGCTCTGAGACAGGAGGAACTTGTCCGTGTCTATAGCGTCACTGTTTACATTAGATCTCCAAACAGACCACCAGCTCTCCCACTACATGCCTGTAAGCACTCAGCGTCGGACTGGGTGGTTAGATTAAAACGGCAGGGTGCGCGAGTGCCTGTGTTACATCACTTGTTCTTCCTCTTACTCTTtgtgttctgcctttttttttctcctccagatCAGAACGAGTGTGAGGATGGTATCGATGACTGTGCCAGCAGAGGCATGACCTGCAAGAACCTGATCGGGACATACATGTGCATCTGTGCGCCTGGGTTCACACGCCATCCCAGCGGAGACGGCTGCATGGGTAAGATTATTATTGTGTCCCTATGtatgacatcacacacatttactcaAGCTTACGACTTCAATCTTGGCTTAACTCTGCATAGAATTAATCTAATTTGATATTAATCAGCTTTTTGTGTAACAGCGCACACAGCAAAGTGTGTATTCTGGAGTATGTCCAGTTGTAGGAGTTGTTAACACCTCATATCTCTGATTTATCCTGGTTACTAGTGAATACTAATCACTGTCATACAATGGACTGGAGCCATTAGAGACTTTGTGAAACTCAGAATAAGATAACTCTGGGGAAATATTGAATCTTTACCATTTTTGCCATGAAAATCAAATGTTAAACTCTGGATATTTGcacaaaatcaatcaaaacccCATACTGGTggataattaatttgagaattgaaaatacaggaaaaacaattaaaaggctaaatgaaaaacaaacagatttgtcaaattatttatatataactaTACAAATATTAAGGGCCATCAGAAATATTGCACCTGGTTGAACCTCCACTTTAACTTAATATAATCCTGTGtaacaaatatttcatttttatctttacactgtgtctgtgtgtgtgtgtgtgtgtgtgtgtatgtgtgtgcgtgtgtgtgcgtgtgtgtgcgtgtgtgcgtgtgtgtgttagatctGAACGAGTGTACAGCCAAACCAGGGACCTGTAAGAACGGCCGCTGTGAGAACACAGTGGGAAGTTACCGCTGCAGATGTGACCAAGGCTTCGTCGCTAACCCAACACAGACTGAATGTGTCGGTGcgtataatacatatatatcaaATGTTCCTCCATTTTAAATTacttgtacatatatatatatatacacattttttaatcCTATTTTAGTGTGTTTTTCTTATAAAGATACATTTAATATTAGGATGCCCACAAGGGGGGAAAAACCACTTGTTTTACTGGGTGAAGCAGTCATTTTAATCTCAGTGGGATTTAACCATTCCATGACAGTCTTGTTAAAAACCATGTGTCTGTTACTGTCGAGATAGGAGCAAGGCACTCCTCTCGAAGGCCCTATGCTAAATATACTGTGTAGACATGATGTTCTGAGCCCGGTGAGAAAAGCGTCTGCGGCTCTGCAGCTATCTCCCTCCTCACAGACAACAGTGATAGAGCGCTGTGGGTTATCTCTTCACGTCTGGTTTTCCGAGGCCAGGTCCTGTCTGGGTGGTTTTTTGGGGTTTGCTTTCTTTTTGTCCGTTTTGTCTCGTTGGTCACACTCGCGTCtctctgtgtccccccccccccccccctccagataACCGTGAAGGCTTCTGCTTCACTGAGGTCCTGACCACTCTGTGTCAGATGACGTCGAGCAACAGGAACCTGGTGACCAAGTCCGAGTGCTGCTGCGACGGAGGCCGAGGCTGGGGCACCAACTGTGAGCTGTGCCCGCTGCCCGGGACCACCCAGTACAAGAAGATGTGTCCCCTGGGACCGGGATACACCACCGACGGCAGAGGTGTGGAATTAAACTGGGACaactggggggaaaaaatctcAAATCAACCGCAACTCGTGTTGAACTTTCTCTGACATGATTGTTGcattaaaagttattttcattCATAGAGCAAACAGGAGGTCAGATTTTCAAAACTAGGCGATGAATCTAAAATTGATCAACAAAGATCAGTGAGGCTCCAACCAGTCGGCAGAACCTGGACTGCTGTTGTTGCCGTTGTCATGAACTTGCTCTTGTCTCATGATAAACACTGTCACTAAggttgatgagtcccagccggTGTGGATGTTACATTTTCCTCCAACCTGGAATCCAGACAGTCACTTGCTGTTGGAAGctggtttcattttaaaagcgttttatgtttttaattgagGCTGCatgactcgggggggggggggaaacatccCAGTCAGAAAAACCTTTCTTCATAAAATTGTAATGATATCTGTCGGGCAGCAGGAAGTGCTTTCAAAATGTCCCCTGCTCACACCTGCGTACAAAAGATGAAGCAGAGTCCAACGTGATTATCTGAATCAGTTCTGGGTTAATGTTCTATGTGTAGTGAAACGATTGGAGAGCATCCAGATGAAACGTGCCTGAATACTACAGCAGCTGCTACGCCTCATGAATGTATCAGCTGTAACTAGCACACAGGAAACCACTTCTTGCTGTTGGCTGATAGAATCCCTGACACAGCATTGGTTCCCTCTCCTATTTGAATCGACGCCGATTGGTGTAAATCCCCGAGGAGCTGACTCTTCTCCTTTTCGCTCCAGATATTGACGAGTGTCGCGTCATGGGGAACTTGTGCAAGAACGGTCAGTGCATCAACTCTCTGGGCTCCTACAGCTGCACCTGCAAACCGGGCTACACCACGGACATCAGCAGCACGCGCTGTGTGGGTAAGACTCCGCGGCATAACCAGCACCCAACACTTTGTGGACTCTTTCCCTGCCCACACAGCCCGAGTCATCTCCCCTTATGGAACTTCAGgctcacactcactctctctctctctctctctctctctctctctctctctctctctctctctctctctctctctcactctctctctctctctctctctctctctctctctctctctctctctctctctctctctctctctctctccgtctcaccCTCATCCTTTTCCCTCTCATTCTAGATGTGGACGAGTGCATCCAGGCACCGAAGCCCTGTAACTTCATCTGTAAGAACACGGAGGGGGGCTACCTCTGCTCCTGCCCCCGCGGATACATCCTGCAGGAGGACGGAAAGAGCTGCAAAGGTGACACACATGAAATACACCACCTCTAAACATTGCGGCTGCTCGGCTCAGTGGAACTCAGCGGCACGTGGAACCCCCGGCGTATTGTCCATGAACATGTTTGAGCCGCTGACCCTGTGCATCTGTGTGCGTCAGTGTTTATCAGGCTTGTTTGTGAGTCTACACACGCTTGTGCATGGTGTTCAGTcgttttcatctttatttactgtagctgtagcccccaccccccccaccacccctgtGTTTCCGGTGTCTGGTTCATTTGCAGTTCATTTGTAGGCCAGTGACTGTAGAAGGACTGGAATTTGACTCGGTGCAGCCCCCATACAGTAGTGCATACACTGATCTGTCCCAGTTCCCACTACAGGATCGTAAATCCACTTTTTGAAACGACTCTGCACATTCAACTCTTCTTTTAAACTGTTCCTTGTATTTCTCTTCCTTTTCAGATCTGGACGAGTGTTCGTCCAAACAGCACAACTGTCAGTTCCTGTGTGTTAACACCATCGGTGGGTTTACGTGTAAATGTCCCCCCGGCTTCACCCAGCATCACACTGCCTGCATCGGTAAGCACACACACGGCACAGCCACATATTTTGTAATCATAAATGATACTGAAACAATTGTTTACAGTATTTGCTCAATGCACACAGAATCAGCAGaaaaagctgatttcagacaagCACAGAGCTCCGGCGAATCTCCTGACATGCTCCGCTGGGGCTGCatgtccgagtgagaggctctggagtttctctggagtttctcctgccagcccccccccccccccccccccggaagaACTCCAGGTCACAGCAGGATGTCCTCCACAGGATTCCTGTAGTGAATACGTCtgaccagagaatctcctgctgtgttcttctcGTGCTGATCTCCGTAGAACGTCCAGAGCCAGTTGTGAGGACATTCTCAGGAGTTCATGTCTCTACAGAACCTTCCAGCCCGGCTCTTAAAAGCCCTCTGAAGCTCCCTCTTGTCTCACTTTTACTGACTCTCATTCTGAGTTAATGGACTCTGGGTGATATCACACTGATCTAATTAGGCCGGAGGGGTTTGTAGTCATGGCAGCTTAGCGATGCTTTGTTATGGAACACAGCAGTGGATCGCCGTGGCTACCACCAGCCCTTTTTCTTTCTGGACCATAAAGCAGGTCCTATGATCTCACATCAAGTCAGTGGCAGGGAACCCTCAGTTTGGACGATAGGCCGGTTGGAGAAACATGGGGTTGGACATAAAACACCAAAACGAACCTCAGTAGCTGCTTCCCCCAATGTACTGTCACTGACCTGAACACTTCTCCAGGCGTATTGTAAAGATTATAAAACCTCATTCCTTCCAGTACATCTGCTCTTTCAagctgcaaagaaaaacatgtgtcCTTGTCCAGTTCGCTGATGTTtcaagtttctgtttttcagtcACTCTGACTGATAATGATTCTTACTTTAAAGCACCAAGTGCTCAGAGAAAGTAGATGCTCCCCTCTATGGGTTTGAGACCTATAAGCCACATGTTGATAGTTTCACCTGGCAGAGATCTGAAGCCGGGAACAgaacaaaatacttttaaaaaacTTAACTAACTGTGAAAATCCAGGATCCAGCAACCAACCGTTGACACTTAGAGATTACATCTTTACCCTGCTTTCATCTCAGTGACCAAAAAGCTCAAACTGCGTGATCGAGTTCAGATTTGCACGGACTCCAAACACAATTGTCAAACATTTGTTCGTGTTGTCTGACAAAATAGAACGAACTCAACGCTCACTTGCTACTTTTCCAGGCAAAGCAAGTAGATGTTGGGTTTAGATTATATTTGCCAGACTATTATTCCCAAAGACCAAAGTGAGCTGTAAAATGAGAACTCCTGTGGTCTGAGGTTAGCTGGGAGATTTTATCATTACAGGGATAGTTCACCCTGAAAAATGCCAATGGaggctgaagtgtttgagtccagagAAGTGGTTTCTTTTCGGCGAACGATCcctttcagctcctccagacggTGGGATTAAAAAGCGATCTGCCCTTTTCTATCAAGACTGATGTCGACACTCGTCTGaacttttcctcctctctgcctagACAACAACGAATGTGCCTCTGACTCCGGCTTGTGCGGCTCCAATGGCGCCTGCCAGAACACGCCGGGGAGCTTCAACTGCGACTGCCAGCGAGGATTCTCATTAGATCCCAACGGACAGAGCTGTGAAGGTCTGAAAAAACGAGTGACATCAACGTCAGAATCAGCTGATACAGAGTAAAAGGCTGTAGCAGTcgtctgctgtgtgtttgtccctGACAGATACGGACGAGTGTGACGGAAACCACAGGTGTCAGCATGGCTGCCAGAATCTGGTGGGGGGATACAGGTGCAGCTGTCCTCAAGGCTACCTGCAGCACTaccagtggaaccagtgtgTGGGTGAGTTAAACCACTGCACCGCTTTTTAGCCGCAAACATTCTTTCCTCTCAGAGCATCCTGGTGAAAGTGTTTCTGATTCAGCCTGGAGTCCGACCcggaattttttttaaaacaaacttctCCGTCCTTCACCTCCTTgcactttttaaatatgaatgtgtccaaaaggtttttcttcttctccggGATTTCAACCCTTCCCTGAGAAAAGGAAATGTTATGTTTGAATTAATGCTCATTATCAGCCGATTCGATTTCTTATTCTAAATCAAGAACCGGAAAATGAAAAAGTGGGCGTGTTTGTAACAACCTTTTAAAGTTCTCATTCCTCTTTCTGCTGTTTTCAAATTTAGAATTTTAATTGAATCCGTCAAACATGAAAAGTCCACTGTCAATTACTAAACAATGCAAAAAATTATAACTTAAACTAAAACCTGCCTGCTTCTCGTGGTTGTAAATAGATTCTACTGGCGCCAATTCTATTTCCCCCCATTGTAGTAAATACAGtcagaagggaaacaacagGGAAGTGAAGAAACAGtcgagaagagagagagaaaggacgATAGATatgaaaacagctgtttccactcgcctcctcctgctgctgagtgATTATTGtgaagaaattaaatcaaaaacaagttGTGATTTATTTGTGATGACAGTTTAGTTTCATACAAAAGTGTTTGTATTCTTTTAACACAAATaacatgtgttgatgtgtgtgtgagtgaaaacaCCCTTATCAAAGCAGTTTTTAATTTTCTAATTATGTCTGATTGAAACAGAGGTGTTGAAATATGATGTTGACAAGATGGAATGGGCTCATGAAATATGGAGTATGGTGCAACATCCAAATCTTTTAGTGCATTAATGTATTGGAATAGTTAAGTCACAGAcagaaattgtgtgtgtgtgtgtgtgtgtgtgtgtgtgtgtgtgtgtgtgtgtgtgtgtgtgtgtgtgtgtgtgtgtgtttctctttacGCTCCAAAATAACAAGCTTCTGTTGATCACGCCTCTATTTGTTGCTTGACTTCACAACAATCACCTCCGAGTTCATCAGTATTGTTCGTGTCCTTTTAACCGGAGCGACCTTTTTTCCTTGTTTACTTCCTGTCACATTTCCGCGAGCCAGACGAGAACGAGTGCATGAACAGCCAGATCTGCGGGGGGGCGTCGTGCCACAACACCCTGGGGAGCTTCCGCTGCCTCTGCCCCACGGGCTTCAACTACGAGCAGGCCGGCGGCTGCTCGGACATCAACGAGTGCTCCACCAGCCAGAACCCCTGCAAGTTCGGCTGCTCCAACACGGACGGCGGCTACCTCTGCGGCTGTCCCAACGGGTACTTCCGTGCGGGACAAGGGTGAGTTGTGTCAGAGCCCGACTCCCTGTGTGGAAGGTGTCTGTAGGAGCTTCTAGTGGACTGATGGGTTCCGTGTCCCGGTTCAGGCACTGCATCACGGGTCTTGGTTTTACCGACGGCGGCCCCAGCGGCGGAGAAGGAGCTGAGGCGGATGATAACTCCCTGTCTCACGAGGCCTGCTATGAATGTAAGATCAACGGTTACCCCAAGAAGGGACGCAAACGTCGCAGCACCAACTCAACACAAGAGGAGACTGTTGAGGACAACCAGGTGATCAGCTTGGCTCTAGCTGCCATTTTTGACTGGACCACACTGGCCTTACACAGTAGAGCTTGTATCTTCTCAATCTGACTGtttccccccccctgcaggtgacCGAGGAGGTGGTCAGTCTGGCCAGCTTGGACATCGAGGACACCCTGCAGCTCCACCTCAACATCAGCGACCTGAGCAACCGCGACCACATCCTCGAGTTCACCCCGGCTCTGTCCGCGCTCAGCGAACACGTGCGCTACAGCATCGACTACGGCAACGACGAAGGCTACTTCAAGATCAACCAGAGAGAGGGCGTCAGCTACCTGCACATGAGCAAGAAGAAGTCCCTCCCCCCAGGGGCGTACGACCTGCACATCAGCAGCGTGTCCCTCTACAAGACGAAGGATCTGGCCGAGCTGGAGGACCAGCACGATAAAGACTACCTCACAGGACAGCTGGGAGACGTACTGAAGATGAGGGTGCAGCTCATCCTCCATTAGCCGTCACGAGACCGAGGCGGGCAGATGTTGCCGGCGGCTGCTCATCCAGTGTCAGGCTCACGCTCCCCATGCCTGACTCTGGGTCAGTGGTTTAGGGGCAACTTCTACTTGCTCggacagggagaagaagagCTCGCCACCAAAGAgacaagaggggggggggggggggtgggggagggggggggacccGCGTCATTTGATTGCCAAAGATGATTCTACATATCATGCGTATACAATATCTGAGGAGAACACCAGCGGAATGAGGCGGTTTGACGCTTTCCATTCGAAATGAGGAACGCACCGCCCTGACACACGCGCACAGCCATGTGTGAGGCACCAGTGAGAGTGTGAATGGTTTTTAAATTGTGGGGTTAAATGTTCTGTAATGATATGTGGAATCAGGTGCTGTTTGAAGGGCTTGTGGACTGCAGGAAGCTTTAAACGCTgagttgttatttttgtttagaaCTCCTCTTAGGTGGAAGGAAAGGGCGAGTCCCAATAGTCTGCAATAAAGTAATTTCCTCCCCTGGTGGTCAACGACTGAACCGACCTGGACACACGTTTCTCCTTCCCCATATATATCCTTAATGGAGGGgggataaaagaaaaagattgagACTGgtcaggagaggaaaggaacccACGATGGACTGTTGAGACGTAGCCATGTCTGAGCTTGAATGACTCCTACTGCATATTTAAACTTCGCTTTTCCATCTTTCCTACTGACtagaataattcatatttactgGTGCTAGCAACACGACCACGTAGACTTCTGAATGCACTGTGCTACTATACAAAACTCAGTAGTAAACAAGAAACGATTCCGTCGGCCATTCTGAAGGTTTTTCCCGTCTTTGCGACTCGTCAACAGCTCGCTGCATAGCCCGTCTGCTCTCCTCTATACTACATGTAAATTGTGTTTATACTGTAATAATCAATGCCACTTTTAATCTATGAAGCCTTTGTAAACTAGAGGAAGCCCCTGGAATAGAGGGGTTTGTAATGGTGCTTATAATGACCAACTACTTCCTTTGTAAACtgtgtatacatacacacgcctgcacacatacacacaaacaaaaaaacacacattgatgATGCCAAACCTGGGCGTTCATGATTATGCACTGAGGTCTGCGCGGCCACACATTCTCTCACAAGTACAATCAGTGCAGCATTGCCATGGACCAGCCTGACACCAGTCTGTGTTCCCTGTTCACATCAGTGAGGGTTTAGTTGTaaattcacaataaaaacatatttttggtgtatatgtatttactgctgtgttttcaccttCATCCAGATTTGAATTTGGGTTGTTTTAGAAAAAGGTCAACGGGCCTCAAATAGTTTCTTCAGTCCTGTGCAACGTGATCTCTGAACACAGTGAGACTTGCGCTACTCTGGTGCTGTCTTGTCCTGCACTGCCCCCGTGTGGACACTTGGTTTCTCACAAAGCTCAACCATTGGACTCAACGCTCACATTTAACAAAATCAAACTCGCCAATGTAGAAAAACAGAACTTTATTTACACCCTCtctaaatattttaaacatatgtATAAGTGCATCACAAGGCGTCAGTTGCGTCCAGTCGATCCGAAGCCTCCGGCCCCGCGCTCCGTCTCATCGAGCGTCTGAAACACAACGTGCATGTGACAGTCACTCTGAGGAAACCTCGTAAAGACAAACAGCCATTTAACACGTCATGGAACAGGCGACTTCTGGCAGTTGTCAAGGGTTCATATGAATTTTGGGGAAGTACATTTGACTAGAGGCCCCAGTGGGAGtgggagaatttttttttcggGGGGTGGGGGTATCGGTTGTATTTTTGGACCTTATagctttaaatgtatttttatatcgAGCTTCTTACCTCTTGCTCGATCAGATCTGGGTAACAGATCCTCTCACACACCAGCTGAGCCACTCGGTCGCCCTTTTTcactggagggagagagaaggacatAGAAAATGAGACATCTGTATAAGGAGTAATGAGGATGgcaaattttcttttttaacaatcCCACCCACTTGTTAGATTTAAACTTCCCACGTGTAAAGCTGTGACTTATACTAAGTCACTGTCGGTTACGTGAATACGAGTTATTAATTCAACCGGGGCCGCGACTCACCCTCAAACGCGTCCTTGCTGAAGTTGAACAGCACGACTCCTACGTTTCCTCTGTAGTCTTCATCCACGACTCCAGCTGAGGAGAACAGACACAGACGTTAGACACCACATGAGTGACAGgggttcaaataaataaatgataaggataaagtgaaaaaaaaaaaaaaaactcaccacCAACATCGATGAAGTGTTTCGCTGCCAGGCCAGATCTCGGTGCTGAGGAAGGGAAAATAGCGAGAGACATTTAAGGCCTGGTTTTCTGCAATTGAGGGGAATTAAAACAGACGTGTAGAACCACAGCTGCAGGGTTTCATCTGTGAGTCCAACACTCACCCACTCTGCCGTAGCAGCCGTGTGGCACTGCGATCTGGATGTCCGTCTTCACGATGGCCTTGTCCATGGCTCCGACTGTGTAATCGTATGCACTGTGGACATTACCAGAGTTTAGGTTATATTCATAtgacagatgagtgtgtgtgtgagtgtgagtgtgtgtgtgtgtacagagcaGCATGGAGTAGATTCAAGCTCTGGAGGAACCCATTGTTAAGTTACATTCACAGATGATCTCAGGaaaacactttatattcaaaAGATTTGGAAATAGAAATTGTAAAAGGCTGTTGTGTCTTTATGCCTTCACCAGGGTGTGTTCACTTTATATCAAGGATTAGTGCCTTTAAGAGACACAAGTTTAAAACATGCACATGTAGCTCacattaaaaaagaataatacaGAGACTTCTGCTCGAGCTGTGACCCACCTGTAGAGATCGTATCCTGCAGCCTTGGTCGAGCCTCTGGTCGGGGTCGTGGCGTGTTCGGACAGTTTAGCGAACCTGAGGACGGATCTGTCCCCTGCAGGCTTCGTGTCCACCCTGGTCTTCTTGGAGGGAGACACTGCACAAGCGTCTGTCTCTTCTAGAGCGGGCATGTTGTCCACAGGTCAGatctcacacacagaggaacttGAACACACTTTAacaaggagctggagctgaaaaCCTCCGGAAGCTCCCGCAAAACTTTGTTTTGGCGGTTTGAATGAAGGGATCTCCCGCGCGGGAcgtgactcctcctcctcaacactACGTCAGCTGCGGGTACTTAAAGAGACCGCGCGTCGGTATTAGCTAACATGAGTTTATATAAACCACAACAGCGGCTGTTTAATCAagatattaaatgttaatattttcattttttaataagCAATTAAAATCTGCAAGAAAAGTTGTTGTAGTCTGTAGCTATGGCAACGTTGCGTTACTGCCAAGGTCTCGCGATGGTTGCTGGGAGCTCACGAGCtgagaaatgttaaaatataatcaacacattttcaaaatatataaaccCGCACGTTACTTACGCATTTCTCCAGAatagcaaataaaaacagatgcagagaaagagacacacacagaagcccCAAGCGGTCAGTGAACGTTACACCATGCTAGGCTAGCGATGCTAACGGGAAGTAGCTGAatccatgttgttgtgttgctcgCCTTTGTTGGGACGCAGCGTCTGGAGGTGAAACGTTCGTCCCGAGAACCGAGGAGCGGCGTCAGGGAGCGAGGAGCGAAGCAGCCGCAGAACCCGGAGCGTCGTCATCCTGAGGCCAGGGTCGGCTCCATGATAGCAAGCTAACATCAGCTACATGCTAACAGCTGGGACAACACGTCCTGACAGCTGGGGTCCGTCCGCAGCGCTGCGGCGCCTCCTGCTGGTGGCCCCAAGCAGCTCCTCTTACGACACATGTAACACGTGACTTTATTTTGATTTCTGGATAAGAtaatttcctcctcctcactcgtTGAGTGTTTAAAACTCACATCCTGACAAATATCACATTTAGAAAATAGtctaataattattatcagGATGTGCTTTGTGAAGAAATGCATGTTTCTATTTCTGAAAAGTGAATCTCCTCCAACTTTTCATCTGTTCTTCtatcaaatattaaaacctCCAACTTTAGAGAGATTCATTCGTGGACGTTTGATGAGTTTTTGGCCtcagtttttttctcacatgGAGAATTGTTCAAAGATAAAAGGAGGGATTGATGAATTGAAGTCCAGCATCAAGGGCTTTATAGATAGATTCTTAATTTCCACTGTGCATCAAGCATCATCTTTGGCAGCAGTCTACTTAGCAGCATATGTATAtacttaataaaatataatacagaATAAATCACCTGTGTAATTATTATAACAATTTATTGAATGTCAATATGAGGTTGAACCCTTTAACTACAGTATAATATGATATT comes from Platichthys flesus chromosome 1, fPlaFle2.1, whole genome shotgun sequence and encodes:
- the dut gene encoding deoxyuridine 5'-triphosphate nucleotidohydrolase, mitochondrial isoform X2; translated protein: MQETDACAVSPSKKTRVDTKPAGDRSVLRFAKLSEHATTPTRGSTKAAGYDLYSAYDYTVGAMDKAIVKTDIQIAVPHGCYGRVAPRSGLAAKHFIDVGAGVVDEDYRGNVGVVLFNFSKDAFEVKKGDRVAQLVCERICYPDLIEQETLDETERGAGGFGSTGRN
- the dut gene encoding deoxyuridine 5'-triphosphate nucleotidohydrolase, mitochondrial isoform X1 translates to MLACYHGADPGLRMTTLRVLRLLRSSLPDAAPRFSGRTFHLQTLRPNKEETDACAVSPSKKTRVDTKPAGDRSVLRFAKLSEHATTPTRGSTKAAGYDLYSAYDYTVGAMDKAIVKTDIQIAVPHGCYGRVAPRSGLAAKHFIDVGAGVVDEDYRGNVGVVLFNFSKDAFEVKKGDRVAQLVCERICYPDLIEQETLDETERGAGGFGSTGRN